GAGATTGTCATCTTTTTGCAGCGGGTCTTTTGGCTGGGGCTGATGAATTTTTCCCCGGGGGCCCCTTCTGATGCCCACCACCATGATGCCGAAGCGTTTGGGCAGGGCCAGGTCGACCAGGGTTTTGCCCACCATGGACGGCTGGATGCAGATCTCGGTTAAGTGCAGGTCTTCCCCCAGATTGGTGTCGGCAATGACATGCCGGTACAGCAGCCGGTTGGCAAACCGCTTTCCAAATTCCTGTTCCGGATTGACAATCTGGTGGGCCCCCACCAGTTTCAAAATCCGCTGATGCATTTTGTCATTGGCCCGGGAAATGACCAGCGGGGCTCCCATCTGTCTGAGCAGTACCGTACAGATAATGGAAGCTTCCTTGGAATCATCCCCGATGGCGCAGACAGCGGAATCCCTTTTTCCCGGTTCAAGTCCTGCCAGCTCCGTTTCATCCGTGGCATCCAGCACAATGGCCTCGGTAACAAAGTCAGCCGCTTCTTCCACCAGCGCTTTATTGATATCCACGGCCAGTACCTCGGCACCTCTTTCCGACAGGGTCCGGGCAAGGGACATTCCAAAATGGCCGAGTCCGATGATCAGAATTTGCTGGGACATGGCATGGTTCCTTTTTTTAAGTCAAAAAAATTTTGGCATCCGGGCATCGTGATGATGACGAAGCCTGGGGGTCGCTTAGCAGCATGAACAAGGTCACCGGACCGATACGTCCGCAGAACATGGCAATGATGATGATAATTTTTCCGATCTCATCCAGAAGCCCGGTGGCGCCGGTGGAAAGACCCACCGTGCCCAGGGCTGAAGTGGCTTCAAAAATAAGATCTTTCACCCGTATCTGGGGCTGGGTCACCTCCAGCATCAACACCACACCAAACCACAGCAAAAGACCGGCCCCAACAATGGTCACCGCCCGGAAGACAGTGACGGCACGGATCCGTCTGTTCTGCAGGACCACCTCCCTGCGGTTGGTGATATTGGCAAAAAAGGTCATGGCCAGGATACCGATGGTGGTGGTTTTTACCCCGCCGGCCGTTCCGCCCGGGCTGCCGCCGATGAACATGAAAACAAGCATGAGCAGAAAAGTGGGATGGGCAATGCCGGCAATATCCAGAGAATTGAACCCGGCGGTGCGCAACGTGACGGATTGAAACCAGGCATTCTGGATTTTATCTGAAAATGACAACCCTGCCAGAACCCCTCCCCATTCAAAGGCCATGATGAACACCGTGCCCAGAAAAAGCAGCACAATACTGGCGATCAAAGCGATGCGGGCCGGGATCG
Above is a window of Desulfotignum balticum DSM 7044 DNA encoding:
- a CDS encoding potassium channel family protein; the protein is MSQQILIIGLGHFGMSLARTLSERGAEVLAVDINKALVEEAADFVTEAIVLDATDETELAGLEPGKRDSAVCAIGDDSKEASIICTVLLRQMGAPLVISRANDKMHQRILKLVGAHQIVNPEQEFGKRFANRLLYRHVIADTNLGEDLHLTEICIQPSMVGKTLVDLALPKRFGIMVVGIRRGPRGKIHQPQPKDPLQKDDNLIIVSSESAIPKLIKGV